From a single Brassica napus cultivar Da-Ae chromosome C9, Da-Ae, whole genome shotgun sequence genomic region:
- the LOC106436889 gene encoding pentatricopeptide repeat-containing protein At1g62680, mitochondrial has translation MKKSIAMTAKRLLHRNLLENPKPRAASPPSFTHCGCWTRAFSSAIGLRERLSRNRLRDINLDDAIDLFDDMVESRPFPSIIDFNRLLNAIAKLKKHDGVISLGRKMETLGIRNDLYTFNILINCLCSCFQLSLALSLLGKMLKLGYEPDRVTLGSLVNGFCRKDRVNEAVYFVCKMVELGYRVDIVAYNTIIDSLCKSKRANEALSFFKGVERKGVRPNVVTYTSLVKGLCNSGRWSDAARLLSEMIKRKISPNVITYSALVDAFVKNGKVLEAKELYEEMMRMCIVPDVVTYSSLINGLCVQGRIDEASEMFDLMVSKGCFPDVVSYNTLINGFCKSKRVEDGMRLFREMSQRGLVSSTVTYNTLIQGFFQAGDVDTAQDFFSQMDSFGLSPDIWTYNILLGGLCDNGELEKALVIFEDMQRREMDLDIVTYTTIIRGMCEAGKVEDAWSLFCSLSLKGVKPDVVAYTTMMSGLCRKGRHCEIDALYTKMKGDGLMLNDGTLCLRDGDITLSAELIKEMLSRGYAPSGGCKKAVSLL, from the coding sequence ATGAAGAAGTCGATTGCGATGACGGCGAAGAGATTGCTTCATCGCAACCTTCtggaaaaccctaaacccagaGCAGCATCTCCTCCTTCGTTTACGCATTGCGGCTGCTGGACACGAGCTTTCTCCAGCGCGATTGGTCTCCGAGAGAGGCTGAGCAGAAACCGTCTCCGCGACATCAACCTAGACGACGCAATCGATTTGTTCGACGACATGGTCGAATCTCGCCCCTTCCCTTCGATCATCGATTTCAACAGGCTGCTGAACGCCATCGCCAAGCTGAAGAAGCACGACGGCGTCATCTCTTTAGGGAGAAAGATGGAGACTTTAGGGATTCGAAATGATCTCTACACGTTTAATATATTGATTAACTGTTTGTGTAGCTGCTTTCAGCTCTCTCTTGCTTTGTCTCTTCTTGGGAAGATGTTGAAGCTTGGGTATGAGCCTGATAGAGTCACGCTTGGCTCTCTTGTTAATGGGTTTTGTCGGAAGGATAGGGTTAATGAAGCTGTTTATTTCGTTTGTAAGATGGTTGAgttagggtatagagttgacATTGTTGCTTACAACACGATTATTGATAGTTTGTGCAAGAGTAAACGAGCTAATGAAGCTCTCAGCTTCTTCAAGGGAGTTGAAAGGAAAGGTGTTAGACCTAATGTTGTTACTTATACTTCTTTGGTAAAGGGTCTTTGTAATTCTGGTAGATGGAGCGATGCGGCTCGGCTGTTAAGTGAGATGATTAAGAGGAAGATCAGTCCTAATGTGATTACTTACAGTGCGTTGGTGGATGCGTTTGTTAAAAACGGGAAGGTTTTAGAGGCTAAAGAGCTGTACgaggagatgatgaggatgTGTATAGTTCCTGATGTTGTTACTTACAGCTCGTTGATCAATGGACTTTGTGTGCAAGGTAGAATAGACGAGGCAAGTGAGATGTTTGATCTGATGGTCAGCAAAGGTTGCTTCCCTGATGTAGTGAGTTACAACACTCTTATTAATGGGTTTTGTAAGTCGAAGAGAGTAGAGGATGGGATGAGACTCTTCCGCGAGATGTCTCAAAGAGGATTAGTTAGCAGTACAGTCACTTACAACACTCTTATCCAAGGCTTTTTTCAAGCAGGGGATGTTGATACGGCTCAGGATTTTTTTAGTCAGATGGATTCTTTTGGTCTCTCTCCCGATATTTGGACGTACAACATTTTGTTAGGTGGTCTCTGTGACAACGGGGAGCTAGAGAAAGCATTGGTGATATTTGAAGATATGCAAAGGAGAGAAATGGATCTTGATATTGTCACATATACGACAATTATCCGAGGGATGTGCGAGGCTGGTAAGGTTGAAGACGCTTGGAGTTTATTCTGTAGCCTCAGCCTCAAAGGAGTGAAGCCTGATGTTGTAGCGTACACTACAATGATGTCAGGCCTGTGTAGGAAAGGCCGACACTGTGAAATAGATGCATTGTATACAAAGATGAAAGGAGATGGGCTTATGCTGAATGATGGCACGCTATGTCTTAGAGATGGTGATATAACCTTATCGGCCGAGCTTATCAAAGAAATGTTGAGCCGTGGCTATGCACCATCCGGGGGATGCAAAAAAGCTGTTTCTCTCTTGTAA
- the LOC106368854 gene encoding pentatricopeptide repeat-containing protein At1g62720, with product MKRSISTSIASKAKNFLNHRRLPERGNPLTAPFFNRCSYTTRTLPTSKRPNRTDLKDPLKLFCRMIQSRPLPSIVEFSKPLSQLARTKKFDLVISLFNQMETLGITHDLYTYNILINCLCRCSRFSIALSVIGKMMKLGFDPDVVTLSSLINGFCRRNRVFDAIELVAKMEAMGCKPDVVIYNTIIDGFCKNRLVNNALELFEQMDKNGVSADVVTYNSLITGLCSSGRCNDADLLLRDMMMRNVVPNVITFTALIDASVKEGNLLEAEKLHEEMVNRSIVPDVFAYNSMINGLCMHGRVDEAKQMLELMVTKECLPDIVTYNTLINGFCKFRRVDDVMKLFSEMSERGLLRDTVTYNTIIQGYFQVGKPDAAQGVFRRMDSPPNLRTYSILLYGLFNNGKVEKALVVFQDMQKSGMDLDVTIYNIMIHIMCKAGYVEDAWDLFCGLAVNGVEPDVVSYTTMISGFCRKRLWQEADELYRKMHEDGLLPL from the coding sequence ATGAAGAGATCGATTTCGACTTCAATTGCATCGAAAGCTAAGAACTTTCTCAATCATCGCCGTCTTCCTGAGAGAGGTAATCCTCTAACTGCTCCTTTCTTTAACCGTTGCTCTTACACTACACGAACTCTCCCTACTTCCAAGAGACCGAACAGAACTGATCTAAAAGACCCACTTAAACTGTTCTGTCGCATGATTCAGTCTCGTCCTCTTCCTTCAATTGTCGAATTCAGCAAACCGCTGAGTCAACTCGCCAGGACGAAGAAGTTCGATCTTGTGATCTCTCTCTTCAACCAGATGGAGACTCTTGGAATCACGCATGATCTTTACACATACAACATCCTCATCAACTGTTTATGTCGTTGCTCTCGGTTCTCCATTGCTTTATCTGTTATtgggaagatgatgaagcttGGTTTCGACCCTGATGTCGTCACGCTTAGCTCTCTGATCAATGGGTTCTGTCGAAGGAACAGAGTTTTCGATGCTATAGAGTTAGTTGCCAAAATGGAGGCAATGGGGTGCAAACCAGACGTTGTCATCTACAACACCATCATCGACGGTTTCTGCAAGAACAGGCTGGTTAATAACGCTTTGGAACTGTTCGAGCAGATGGATAAGAATGGAGTTAGCGCGGATGTTGTTACTTACAACTCTCTTATAACCGGTCTTTGCAGCTCCGGTAGATGCAATGACGCTGATCTTCTCCTTAGAGATATGATGATGAGGAACGTTGTCCCTAATGTCATCACTTTCACTGCGTTGATCGATGCGTCTGTGAAAGAAGGGAACCTTTTGGAGGCTGAGAAGCTGCACGAGGAGATGGTTAACAGGTCTATAGTTCCTGATGTCTTCGCTTACAACTCGATGATCAACGGGCTTTGTATGCACGGTCGAGTAGACGAGGCCAAACAAATGCTTGAGCTGATGGTGACAAAGGAGTGCTTGCCTGATATAGTGACTTATAACACTCTCATAAATGGGTTTTGCAAGTTTAGGAGAGtagatgatgtgatgaaactCTTCAGCGAGATGTCGGAAAGAGGATTATTAAGAGATACGGTTACTTACAACACTATCATCCAGGGCTATTTTCAAGTGGGCAAACCAGATGCTGCTCAGGGGGTTTTCAGACGGATGGATTCTCCTCCCAATCTAAGGACTTACAGCATTTTGCTTTATGGTCTTTTTAATAACGGGAAGGTTGAGAAAGCTTTGGTTGTATTCCAGGATATGCAGAAGAGTGGGATGGATCTTGATGTtactatatataatatcatGATTCACATAATGTGCAAGGCTGGTTATGTGGAAGATGCTTGGGACTTGTTTTGTGGTCTCGCCGTCAACGGAGTTGAGCCTGATGTTGTATCATATACTACCATGATCTCAGGGTTTTGTAGGAAACGCCTGTGGCAAGAAGCAGATGAGTTGTATAGAAAAATGCATGAAGATGGGCTACTTCCACTATAG